One Algoriphagus sp. Y33 genomic window, GCCCAGTTCCAATTGGCCAACGGAAAAATAGCTCAGATTGGTCACAAAGATGATCTCGCCCACGAATCATGGCTGGCCGTGGCTCATGTGGATGCCCGGGATGGAATGGGAAAAATATGGATGGCAGCTCCGATAAATCCAAAGGATTTGGCTCCCATGCTGAAGACTAAAGAGGTATTGAAATGGGATAGAAAAAAAGGTGGGCTTCAGGCCCATTCTGAGATTAGGATTGGATCCATTATCCTTGGTACCAGGCCTTTGGCAAAGTATCAGCCGGGAGATGTGACGGAAGCGATTTTGGAAGCCATACGTGAGGAAGGTGAATATTTGCTTGATTTCAATGAGGAGGTGGAGCAGTTGATTTTGCGGGTAGAATCACTAAAAAGATGGAATCCAGATCAGAACTGGCCTGAATGGTCGATCGCCACACTTTGTGAGAAACCTGAAATGTGGATAGCTCCATACTTGGAAGGAATCCAAAAGAATGATGATTTAAAAAAATTGAACATCAGTCATATTCTTTTGCACTCACTTGATTTTGAGCAACAAAAGGAATTGGAAAGACTTGCTCCTCAGTACATAGAAGTTCCTTCTGGAAGCAAGATCAAACTTGAGTATAGAAAAGAGGACATTCCGCTGCTTGCCGTAAGATTGCAGGAGTTGTTTGGTTTGCTGGAAACACTCACTGTGAATAATGGAAGTGTAAATGTACTGATTGAGCTGCTTTCTCCCGGGTACAAACCCGTGCAGCTTACGCAGGATCTGAAAAGCTTCTGGAAGAATGGTTATTTCGAAGTAAAGAAAGAGCTGAAAAGACGCTATCCCAAGCACGAATGGCCAGAAGATCCTATCGGTGCAGAAGCTGTTAGAGGAGTTAAGAGGAAGTTTTGAAGCCTTTGATTTTGTATGTTATTCTTCGGCAAATAATTGTCGGATCTCTTTCAGAATTGGCTCTACTTCCAATTTTTTCAATTCCAAGCTTCCTTCATCCTCTGGATTGTGCAGGTAGTGGTTCCAGTGCTTCTCAGCTTTGCGAAGCGTACGGGGTGTCATATCAAATTCCACCTCATCTAAATACATCTTGGCAAGGGTTTGTGCTTTGAAATTACCGAAGAGAAATACCCTGAAAATATCCACAAAACGCAGACTCAAGTCAAACTCCTCCAAAATCTGAACAAATGCTCCTTGGTGAGCTCTGTTCTTCTTGTCATTGATCGCATCAAAAATGGCAT contains:
- a CDS encoding HEAT repeat domain-containing protein, with the translated sequence MEDEIQGLIKRMSDPSEKEAFYFADKLGKILDEAGRDTVIELVKGDNWEVGYLACRALSQSTFNEESLDAIFDAINDKKNRAHQGAFVQILEEFDLSLRFVDIFRVFLFGNFKAQTLAKMYLDEVEFDMTPRTLRKAEKHWNHYLHNPEDEGSLELKKLEVEPILKEIRQLFAEE